A region of Polyangiaceae bacterium DNA encodes the following proteins:
- a CDS encoding tyrosine--tRNA ligase has translation MPTAEEQFTELSRGVVDLVQRDELLDRLRAGRPLKIKAGFDPTRPDLHLGHTVLLQKMRQFQDFGHEVTFLIGDFTAMVGDPTGQNEMRPRLTREAVLAAAKTYQEQAFKVLDADKTVVRYNSEWLGAMSLDKVVELAAKRTVARTLERRDFRERLEQHKDIYLHELLYPLLQGYDSVALQSDVELGGTDQLFNLMVGRDLMQRYGQKPQIVLTTPILEGIDAKIEDGQIVGKKMSKSADNYVGLTEAPVDMFRKCMQIDDQVVWRFFELLSSRTSADIAELRAKADPIGTKAAFASEMVSRFHGADAAESAGITFRATYLGDGVPAEVPEAEVPAEGGKLLLAKALAHAKLVSSNGEGRRMIQGGGVEVDGAVVKDALFELRPGGQYLVRVGSKNRRFCRIRVAP, from the coding sequence ATGCCGACCGCCGAAGAGCAATTCACCGAGCTGAGCCGCGGAGTCGTCGATCTGGTGCAGCGTGACGAGCTGCTCGATCGGCTCCGAGCGGGCCGGCCCCTCAAGATCAAAGCCGGCTTCGATCCCACGCGCCCCGATCTGCACCTGGGCCACACCGTGCTCTTGCAGAAGATGCGTCAGTTCCAGGACTTCGGTCACGAGGTGACGTTCCTGATCGGCGACTTCACCGCGATGGTGGGCGACCCCACCGGGCAGAACGAGATGCGCCCCCGGCTGACCCGAGAGGCGGTCCTCGCCGCAGCGAAAACCTATCAAGAACAGGCGTTTAAGGTGCTGGACGCGGACAAGACGGTGGTCCGCTACAACAGCGAGTGGCTGGGCGCGATGTCGCTCGACAAGGTGGTCGAGCTCGCCGCCAAGCGCACCGTGGCGCGCACGCTCGAGCGGCGCGACTTCCGCGAGCGACTCGAGCAGCACAAGGACATCTATCTCCACGAGCTCCTCTACCCCCTGCTGCAAGGCTACGACTCCGTGGCGCTCCAGAGCGACGTCGAGCTCGGGGGAACCGATCAGCTCTTCAACCTGATGGTCGGCCGAGACCTGATGCAGCGCTACGGCCAGAAGCCTCAGATCGTCCTGACGACTCCCATCCTCGAGGGTATCGACGCCAAGATCGAGGACGGCCAGATCGTCGGAAAGAAGATGAGCAAGTCCGCGGACAACTACGTCGGGCTGACGGAAGCGCCCGTCGACATGTTCCGCAAGTGCATGCAGATCGACGACCAGGTCGTGTGGCGCTTCTTCGAGCTGCTCTCCTCGCGAACCAGCGCCGACATCGCCGAGCTTCGAGCCAAGGCCGATCCGATCGGGACCAAGGCGGCGTTCGCCAGCGAGATGGTCTCGCGCTTCCACGGCGCGGACGCGGCGGAGAGCGCGGGGATCACCTTCCGCGCCACGTACCTGGGCGACGGCGTGCCCGCGGAGGTGCCGGAGGCCGAGGTGCCCGCCGAAGGCGGCAAGCTCCTGCTCGCCAAGGCCCTCGCCCACGCCAAGCTGGTCAGCTCCAACGGCGAGGGCCGGCGGATGATCCAGGGCGGGGGCGTCGAGGTCGACGGCGCCGTCGTGAAAGACGCGCTGTTCGAGCTTCGACCGGGGGGCCAATACCTGGTCCGAGTGGGCTCGAAGAACCGGCGTTTTTGCCGGATCCGGGTCGCCCCGTGA
- a CDS encoding integration host factor subunit beta, with protein MTKSELIEAIAARGELTKARAEMVVNCVFDAMTEALQKGEGIEIRGFGSFTVRPYKPYDGRNPRTGQPVPVPAKRLPFFKVGKELKELVNASRHTAISGGDDSDDDDD; from the coding sequence ATGACCAAGAGCGAGCTCATCGAAGCCATCGCGGCCCGTGGGGAGCTCACGAAAGCCCGTGCCGAGATGGTCGTCAATTGCGTCTTCGACGCGATGACCGAAGCCTTGCAGAAAGGCGAAGGCATTGAAATCCGTGGCTTCGGGAGCTTCACCGTGCGGCCGTACAAGCCCTACGACGGGCGCAATCCCCGCACGGGGCAACCTGTTCCCGTTCCGGCCAAGCGCTTGCCGTTCTTCAAGGTCGGCAAGGAGCTGAAAGAGCTAGTGAACGCCAGCCGGCACACGGCGATCAGCGGCGGCGACGACAGCGACGACGACGACGACTGA